The Methylomonas montana genome has a window encoding:
- the pdxA gene encoding 4-hydroxythreonine-4-phosphate dehydrogenase PdxA — protein sequence MSIPRIALTPGEPAGIGPDLCVQLAQQEHACELIAVADPAMLKQRAETLGLPLEIRPFDLNQLARKHQAGTITILPISLSSTAACGRLDPANSRYVLETIRQATLGCMSGTFAAMVTGPVHKGVINDAGMPFSGHTEFIAELTGGTPVMMLATPGLRVALATTHLPLSQVSASITSDSLTTIIRLLDRDLKLRFAIDKPKILVCGLNPHAGESGHLGREEIEIIVPTLERLRCEGINLYGPLPADTLFTPKYLETADAVLAMYHDQGLPVLKYKGFGQAVNITLGLPIIRTSVDHGTALELAGTSKANLGSLQFALQTALDMIPH from the coding sequence ATGTCCATACCAAGAATAGCATTAACACCAGGCGAACCCGCCGGCATCGGCCCGGACTTATGCGTGCAACTGGCGCAGCAGGAACATGCCTGCGAATTGATCGCCGTTGCCGATCCAGCCATGCTAAAGCAACGCGCCGAAACATTGGGTTTGCCGCTGGAAATTCGACCTTTCGACCTAAACCAACTCGCGAGAAAACATCAGGCCGGCACGATTACTATACTACCGATCAGCTTAAGCAGCACTGCTGCCTGCGGCCGACTTGACCCAGCCAACAGCCGCTATGTATTGGAAACTATCCGCCAAGCGACATTGGGCTGCATGAGCGGCACATTCGCAGCGATGGTTACCGGACCAGTACACAAAGGCGTCATCAACGATGCCGGCATGCCATTCAGCGGCCATACCGAATTTATCGCCGAGCTGACTGGCGGCACGCCGGTCATGATGCTGGCGACCCCGGGTTTACGCGTTGCCTTGGCCACGACGCATCTACCGTTATCCCAGGTCAGCGCCTCGATCACCTCGGATTCGCTGACGACAATCATCCGTTTACTGGACCGCGACCTAAAATTGCGCTTTGCGATAGACAAACCCAAAATACTGGTCTGCGGCCTAAATCCTCACGCTGGCGAAAGCGGCCATCTGGGGCGCGAAGAAATCGAGATCATCGTGCCGACCCTCGAACGCTTGCGCTGTGAAGGCATCAATCTCTACGGCCCGCTCCCCGCTGACACACTGTTCACACCCAAATACCTGGAAACCGCCGACGCCGTGTTAGCGATGTATCACGACCAAGGCCTGCCGGTATTGAAATACAAAGGCTTCGGCCAAGCCGTCAACATTACCCTCGGCCTGCCGATTATCCGCACTTCGGTAGACCACGGCACCGCGCTGGAACTGGCCGGCACCAGCAAAGCCAATCTCGGTAGTTTGCAGTTTGCGTTGCAGACTGCGCTGGATATGATTCCTCACTAA
- the leuC gene encoding 3-isopropylmalate dehydratase large subunit has product MAGKTLYDKLWDDHVVHTEDDGSCLIYIDRQLLHEVTSPQAFDGLRLSGRQPWRIARNLAVADHNVPTTDRDKGIADPVSRLQVETLESNCKEFGITEFDMADIRQGIVHVIGPEQGATLPGMTIVCGDSHTSTHGASAALAFGIGTSEVEHALATQCLVQKKAKNMLIKVNGKAGPGVTAKDIVLAIIGQIGTAGGTGYTIEFGGDAIWSLSMEGRMTVCNMAIEAGARAGLIAVDDITIDYYQGRPYAPKGDDWNMAVRYWQNLRSDSYSGDLFDQVIQIDAAGIKPQVSWGTSPEMVVAVDANVPDPAQEADPTKRQGIERALQYMGLQAGQKITDIKLDKVFIGSCTNSRIEDLRAAAAVIKGRKKAASVKQVLIVPGSGLIKQQAEAEGLDKIFTAADFEWRDPGCSMCLAMNADRLEAGEHCASTSNRNFEGRQGYGGRTHLVSPAMAAAAAIAGHFVNIAEEA; this is encoded by the coding sequence ATGGCTGGTAAAACCTTATACGACAAACTCTGGGACGACCACGTCGTCCACACCGAAGACGACGGCTCGTGCCTGATCTACATCGATCGGCAACTGCTGCACGAAGTGACGTCACCGCAAGCTTTCGACGGCTTGCGCCTGTCCGGCCGCCAACCTTGGCGCATCGCCAGAAACCTGGCAGTCGCGGACCACAACGTGCCGACCACCGATCGCGATAAAGGCATTGCCGATCCGGTCTCACGGTTGCAAGTCGAAACGCTGGAAAGCAACTGTAAAGAATTCGGCATTACCGAATTCGACATGGCCGACATTCGCCAAGGCATTGTGCATGTGATCGGCCCGGAACAGGGCGCCACCCTGCCCGGCATGACCATCGTCTGCGGCGACTCGCATACCTCCACTCATGGTGCTTCGGCGGCTCTGGCGTTTGGTATCGGCACCTCGGAAGTCGAACATGCGCTGGCGACCCAATGTCTGGTACAGAAAAAAGCCAAAAACATGCTGATCAAAGTCAACGGCAAAGCCGGTCCGGGCGTTACAGCTAAAGACATTGTGCTGGCGATCATCGGCCAAATCGGCACCGCCGGCGGCACCGGTTACACCATCGAATTCGGGGGCGATGCGATTTGGTCGCTGTCTATGGAAGGCCGGATGACGGTCTGCAACATGGCGATCGAAGCGGGCGCCCGTGCCGGCTTGATTGCGGTCGACGACATTACCATCGATTATTACCAAGGCCGCCCCTATGCACCCAAAGGCGACGACTGGAACATGGCGGTGCGCTATTGGCAAAATCTGCGCTCCGACAGCTACAGCGGCGATTTATTCGACCAAGTCATCCAGATAGATGCTGCCGGGATAAAACCGCAAGTCAGCTGGGGCACTTCACCGGAAATGGTGGTGGCAGTCGATGCCAACGTACCCGATCCTGCGCAGGAAGCAGACCCAACTAAACGCCAAGGCATCGAGCGGGCTTTGCAATACATGGGTTTGCAAGCCGGCCAGAAAATCACCGACATCAAGTTGGATAAAGTCTTTATCGGTTCTTGCACCAACTCGCGCATCGAAGACTTGCGCGCCGCAGCCGCCGTTATTAAAGGCCGTAAAAAAGCTGCCTCTGTAAAACAGGTGCTGATCGTGCCCGGCTCAGGCTTGATCAAGCAACAAGCTGAAGCGGAAGGCCTGGATAAAATCTTCACTGCCGCCGATTTCGAATGGCGCGATCCCGGTTGCTCGATGTGTCTGGCAATGAACGCCGACCGTTTGGAAGCCGGCGAGCATTGCGCTTCGACCTCGAATCGTAACTTTGAAGGCCGACAAGGCTACGGCGGCCGCACCCACTTGGTCAGCCCGGCCATGGCGGCCGCGGCAGCGATTGCCGGCCATTTTGTCAACATTGCTGAGGAGGCATAA
- the adk gene encoding adenylate kinase yields the protein MRIILLGSPGSGKGTQAQFITEKFAIPQISTGDMLRAAVREGTPLGIEAKKVMDAGGLVSDEIILGLIKERIAQDDCKNGFLLDGFPRTIAQAEGLANMGVELDHVIEIAVDDEEIIKRMSGRRVHMVSGRTYHVVFNPPKQEGLDDVTGEPLIQRDDDQEETVRKRLSVYHEQTKPLVGFYAAPNQNAKFASIAGVGSVSDITNKLLAILG from the coding sequence ATGCGCATTATCCTGTTAGGCAGCCCCGGCTCGGGCAAAGGCACCCAAGCCCAGTTCATCACGGAAAAATTTGCGATTCCGCAAATTTCCACCGGTGACATGCTGCGCGCCGCCGTCCGCGAAGGCACCCCGCTGGGTATCGAAGCCAAGAAAGTCATGGATGCCGGCGGACTGGTGTCCGACGAGATCATTCTGGGACTGATTAAAGAACGTATCGCCCAGGACGATTGCAAAAATGGTTTCTTGCTGGACGGCTTCCCGCGCACTATCGCTCAGGCTGAAGGCCTGGCGAACATGGGCGTGGAACTGGACCATGTAATTGAAATCGCCGTGGACGACGAGGAAATCATCAAACGCATGAGCGGCAGACGCGTACACATGGTATCCGGCCGTACCTATCACGTGGTTTTTAATCCGCCTAAACAGGAAGGATTGGACGATGTTACCGGCGAGCCTTTGATCCAACGCGACGACGACCAGGAAGAAACGGTCCGTAAGCGCTTGAGCGTCTATCACGAACAAACCAAACCGCTGGTCGGCTTTTATGCCGCGCCCAATCAAAACGCTAAATTCGCTTCGATCGCCGGCGTTGGCTCGGTCAGCGACATTACCAACAAACTACTCGCCATTTTGGGCTGA
- the leuB gene encoding 3-isopropylmalate dehydrogenase: MPKKIAVLAGDGIGPEIVAEAIKVLSFLNTDMDLGLVFENALIGGAAYDAFGTPLPQTTLNLCKNADAVLLGAVGGPKWEPLAHAIRPERGLLGIRSELNLFSNLRPAILYPQLVDASTLKPEVVSGLDLMIVRELTGGIYFGQPRGVHVAENGEKVGINTKIYSESEIRRIGHSAFKIAQKRHKKLCSVDKANVLEVTELWRSVMTEVGKEYPDVQLTHMYVDNAAMQLVRAPKQFDVIVTSNMFGDILSDIAAMLTGSIGMLPSASLDANAKGMYEPIHGSAPDIAGQGIANPLATILSVAMMLRYTFNQADAAERIERAVNTALDSKVRTADIYSEGMIKVSTSGMGDAVLNALKG, translated from the coding sequence ATGCCCAAAAAAATTGCAGTTCTGGCCGGAGATGGCATCGGACCGGAAATTGTTGCCGAAGCGATCAAGGTTCTGAGCTTCCTGAATACCGACATGGATCTGGGCCTGGTATTCGAAAACGCCCTGATCGGTGGCGCGGCTTACGACGCTTTCGGCACGCCGCTGCCGCAAACAACACTGAATCTGTGCAAAAACGCCGACGCAGTGTTGCTGGGCGCGGTCGGCGGCCCGAAATGGGAACCGCTGGCCCATGCGATACGTCCAGAGCGCGGTTTATTGGGCATTCGTTCCGAACTGAATCTGTTCTCCAATCTGCGTCCGGCGATTTTATATCCGCAACTGGTCGATGCCTCGACCTTGAAACCGGAAGTGGTGTCGGGTCTGGACCTGATGATCGTCCGCGAACTGACCGGCGGCATTTATTTCGGCCAGCCACGCGGTGTGCACGTTGCCGAAAACGGCGAGAAAGTGGGTATCAACACCAAGATTTACAGCGAGTCTGAAATTCGCCGCATCGGTCATTCCGCTTTCAAGATCGCGCAAAAACGTCATAAAAAGCTGTGTTCGGTGGATAAAGCCAACGTGCTGGAAGTGACCGAGTTGTGGCGTAGCGTGATGACCGAAGTGGGTAAAGAGTATCCGGACGTGCAACTCACGCATATGTATGTCGACAACGCCGCGATGCAACTGGTGCGGGCACCAAAACAATTCGATGTGATCGTCACCAGCAATATGTTCGGCGATATTTTGTCCGACATCGCGGCGATGCTGACCGGCTCGATCGGCATGTTGCCGTCGGCTTCATTAGACGCCAACGCCAAGGGTATGTACGAACCGATTCACGGTTCGGCACCGGACATTGCCGGGCAAGGCATTGCCAATCCATTGGCGACGATTTTGTCGGTCGCGATGATGCTGCGTTACACCTTTAATCAAGCTGACGCCGCCGAGCGCATAGAGCGCGCGGTGAATACCGCACTGGACAGCAAAGTCAGAACCGCGGACATTTACTCGGAAGGCATGATCAAAGTCAGTACTTCCGGCATGGGCGATGCCGTACTCAACGCCTTAAAAGGATAA
- the leuD gene encoding 3-isopropylmalate dehydratase small subunit has translation MRAFTTLTALVAPLDRANIDTDAIIPKQFLKSIRRAGFGPYLFDEWRYLDRGEPEMDCTNRPLNKDFVLNQAKYQGAQILLTRENFGCGSSREHAPWALEDYGFRAIIAPSFADIFFNNCFKNGILPIILPTNDVNSLFNGLTEGYQLTIDLEEQTIKKPSGIFINFKIDPTRKHRLLNGLDDIALTLQHADKIKTYEAERAKRAPWLFKDA, from the coding sequence ATGAGGGCTTTTACTACTTTGACAGCACTGGTTGCGCCCTTGGACAGAGCCAATATCGATACCGATGCGATCATCCCCAAGCAGTTTTTAAAGTCCATCCGCCGCGCCGGCTTCGGCCCCTATCTGTTCGACGAGTGGCGTTATCTGGACAGAGGCGAACCGGAAATGGATTGCACCAACCGGCCGTTGAATAAAGACTTCGTGCTGAACCAGGCCAAATATCAAGGCGCACAAATCCTGCTGACCCGCGAAAACTTCGGCTGCGGCTCCTCGCGCGAGCATGCGCCTTGGGCATTGGAAGATTACGGGTTCAGGGCGATTATCGCGCCTAGCTTTGCCGACATTTTCTTTAACAACTGCTTCAAGAACGGCATCTTGCCCATTATTTTGCCAACTAACGACGTCAATAGCCTATTTAATGGATTAACAGAAGGGTATCAATTAACAATTGACCTTGAAGAGCAAACAATTAAGAAGCCCAGTGGTATTTTTATTAATTTCAAAATTGACCCAACACGCAAGCATCGGTTATTGAACGGTCTGGACGACATCGCCTTGACGCTGCAACACGCCGACAAAATTAAAACCTATGAAGCCGAGCGCGCCAAACGCGCCCCGTGGTTGTTCAAAGACGCGTAA
- a CDS encoding nitrite reductase translates to MKNTIKMLNKSLLASSIAMLLSSGVAMAKSDDFHKLYQDNCASCHGSDHGGYLAPALNSATLKGRSPTALRTIVMAGSFDTLMPPFYGKLSDDEIRGVIKHLQETPKQPNPAWTIDDMKKSLKVYVKDESTLPSKPTFQIDDKFENLIGVAARGKYGRGEGSKAIFINSTTHQKVGEVPTGTAAHIIDFNPANPRWAYVKTDTAEIFKVDLYSMQAVRSIKTGWNGPGMGVSRDGKYIMAGSFVPHNAVILDADTLEPLKTFELEGTDPDGKHVSSDSGMIIGTPYADIFAIALENAGQVWVIDLNKEGFPVTRIENVGRHLHDAFLTHGGKKLMIASYDDSIVAAIDLEKREIIKKLEAGCVPHVGGGSAVKVDGRTLGFGTNFGDCDKTVVSVWDLDKMEVVKQVPVSGGTESPAAHANAPYVAVDIISKDRRARTVQLIDKKTLEVVRTLDVGGHAYFPEYSADGKFLYISAGYNGDEVVVYDSNTLQKVASVPMESPAGIFSRGRVKYMTRGLSPDEMEQSK, encoded by the coding sequence ATGAAAAATACTATAAAAATGCTGAATAAATCCCTACTGGCGAGTTCTATCGCCATGCTGTTGTCATCCGGAGTGGCAATGGCAAAATCCGACGATTTCCATAAGTTGTATCAAGACAATTGCGCCAGCTGCCACGGTTCCGATCACGGCGGTTATCTGGCGCCGGCGCTCAACTCTGCTACATTGAAAGGCCGTAGCCCGACCGCATTGCGCACCATCGTGATGGCCGGCAGCTTCGATACCTTGATGCCTCCATTTTACGGCAAGCTGAGCGACGACGAAATTCGCGGCGTGATCAAACATCTGCAAGAAACGCCAAAACAACCCAATCCGGCCTGGACTATCGACGACATGAAAAAGTCGTTGAAAGTCTATGTCAAAGACGAAAGCACGCTGCCCAGCAAGCCTACCTTCCAAATCGACGACAAATTCGAAAATTTGATCGGCGTGGCGGCACGCGGCAAATACGGCCGTGGCGAAGGCTCTAAAGCCATCTTCATCAACAGCACCACGCATCAAAAAGTCGGCGAAGTACCGACAGGCACGGCGGCGCACATCATCGATTTCAACCCGGCCAATCCGCGTTGGGCCTATGTAAAAACCGACACCGCCGAGATTTTCAAGGTTGATTTGTATTCCATGCAAGCGGTGCGCAGCATCAAAACCGGCTGGAACGGCCCCGGCATGGGTGTGTCCCGTGACGGCAAATACATCATGGCCGGTTCCTTCGTGCCTCATAACGCGGTGATTCTGGATGCCGACACGCTGGAGCCGTTGAAAACCTTCGAACTGGAAGGCACCGATCCGGATGGTAAACATGTTTCATCCGACTCCGGCATGATCATTGGCACGCCGTATGCGGACATCTTTGCAATCGCATTGGAAAACGCCGGCCAGGTTTGGGTGATTGATCTGAACAAAGAAGGTTTCCCTGTCACCCGGATCGAGAACGTCGGTCGGCATTTGCATGACGCTTTCCTGACCCATGGCGGCAAAAAATTGATGATTGCTTCTTACGACGACAGCATCGTCGCGGCCATCGACCTGGAAAAACGCGAAATCATCAAAAAACTGGAAGCCGGCTGTGTGCCGCACGTTGGCGGCGGTTCGGCAGTGAAAGTTGACGGCCGTACCTTGGGCTTCGGCACCAACTTCGGCGATTGCGACAAAACCGTGGTCAGCGTTTGGGACCTGGATAAAATGGAAGTCGTCAAACAAGTACCGGTTTCCGGCGGCACCGAATCGCCGGCCGCACATGCCAACGCGCCTTATGTCGCGGTTGACATCATCAGCAAGGACAGACGCGCCCGCACTGTACAATTGATCGACAAGAAAACCCTGGAAGTGGTGAGAACCCTGGATGTTGGCGGTCATGCCTACTTCCCCGAGTACAGTGCCGACGGCAAGTTCCTGTATATCAGCGCCGGCTATAACGGCGACGAAGTGGTGGTTTACGATTCCAACACCCTGCAAAAAGTCGCTTCCGTGCCGATGGAAAGTCCCGCTGGTATCTTCTCGCGCGGCCGGGTCAAATACATGACTCGCGGCTTGTCGCCTGACGAAATGGAGCAATCAAAATGA
- a CDS encoding aspartate-semialdehyde dehydrogenase, whose amino-acid sequence MSKTYDVAVVGATGAVGETMIEILEQRNFPVGKVYALASERSAGKRIPFKGGSLVVEDLANFDFSKVQIGLFSPGASVSAEYAPKAAAAGCVVIDNTSQFRYDDDIPLVVPEVNPEKVAEYKNRGIIANPNCSTIQMLVALKPIYDAVGISRINVATYQAVSGTGKEAIEELATQTANLLNAKPIAPSVYPKQIAFNVLPQIDVFMDNGYTKEEMKMVWETRKILGDADIQVNPTAVRVPVFFGHSEAVHIETKQKISAERVRELLAAAPGITLLDARTDGGYPTAVTESSGNDDVFVGRIREDISHPTGIDLWVVSDNVRKGAALNSVQIAEVLVKNYI is encoded by the coding sequence ATGTCGAAAACTTATGATGTAGCAGTAGTCGGCGCCACCGGTGCGGTAGGCGAAACCATGATCGAAATCCTGGAGCAGCGCAATTTTCCGGTCGGCAAAGTCTATGCACTGGCCAGCGAGCGCTCGGCCGGCAAACGTATCCCATTTAAAGGTGGTTCGCTGGTGGTGGAAGATCTGGCAAACTTCGATTTTTCGAAAGTGCAGATCGGCCTGTTTTCACCAGGTGCTTCGGTGTCGGCTGAATACGCGCCCAAAGCCGCCGCGGCCGGTTGCGTCGTGATCGACAACACCTCGCAGTTTCGTTACGACGACGACATTCCGCTGGTGGTACCGGAAGTCAATCCGGAAAAAGTCGCCGAATACAAAAATCGCGGCATCATCGCCAATCCCAATTGTTCGACCATTCAAATGTTGGTGGCACTGAAGCCCATTTACGACGCCGTCGGTATCAGCCGCATCAATGTCGCTACCTACCAGGCCGTTTCCGGCACCGGCAAGGAAGCGATCGAAGAGTTGGCGACACAAACCGCCAATCTACTCAACGCCAAACCGATTGCGCCTAGCGTATATCCGAAACAAATTGCTTTCAACGTGTTGCCGCAAATCGATGTATTCATGGACAACGGTTACACTAAGGAAGAAATGAAAATGGTCTGGGAAACGCGAAAAATTCTTGGCGACGCCGATATTCAAGTTAATCCGACCGCAGTGCGGGTACCGGTATTTTTCGGGCACTCGGAAGCAGTGCATATTGAAACCAAGCAGAAAATTTCCGCCGAACGTGTCCGCGAACTGTTAGCCGCGGCGCCTGGAATTACGTTACTTGATGCGCGTACAGACGGCGGCTATCCAACAGCTGTGACTGAATCATCTGGCAACGACGATGTGTTTGTTGGCCGAATCCGTGAGGATATTTCCCATCCAACCGGCATCGACCTATGGGTAGTCAGCGATAATGTCAGAAAAGGTGCAGCGCTTAACAGTGTGCAAATAGCCGAAGTGCTGGTAAAAAACTACATCTAG
- a CDS encoding MarR family winged helix-turn-helix transcriptional regulator has protein sequence MQQTDIYELIECMTTLIRSEERKKCTELGLQPVHFQVLNYLSRCNKYSNTPAAVANYLGMTRGTVSQSLIILEKKGYIGKTPDTNDKRVVHLQLLPDGAAILQQARPSDLFHGATAILRSSDSPPSDANVFQQALTALQKANQSQSFGVCKTCRNFSEKDGGFFCQLTQEKLSNDDSEQICQEHNPV, from the coding sequence ATGCAACAAACTGATATATATGAACTTATTGAGTGCATGACTACGCTAATCCGTTCGGAAGAACGGAAAAAATGCACCGAACTGGGTTTGCAACCGGTGCACTTTCAAGTGCTCAATTACTTATCGCGCTGTAACAAATATAGCAACACGCCGGCCGCGGTAGCCAATTATCTGGGTATGACCCGCGGCACGGTGTCGCAATCGCTGATTATTCTGGAGAAAAAGGGCTATATCGGCAAAACCCCGGATACCAACGACAAACGCGTCGTGCATTTGCAGTTGTTGCCGGATGGTGCGGCGATATTGCAGCAAGCTCGTCCGTCCGACCTATTCCATGGTGCCACCGCAATCCTGCGAAGCAGCGATTCTCCGCCATCCGATGCCAACGTGTTTCAGCAAGCGCTGACCGCGTTGCAAAAAGCCAACCAATCACAATCGTTCGGCGTCTGCAAAACCTGCCGTAATTTCAGCGAAAAGGACGGCGGATTTTTCTGCCAGCTCACCCAGGAAAAGCTCAGCAACGACGATAGCGAACAAATCTGTCAGGAACACAATCCTGTCTGA
- the rsmA gene encoding 16S rRNA (adenine(1518)-N(6)/adenine(1519)-N(6))-dimethyltransferase RsmA, with protein sequence MTHTARKRFGQNFLHDHSIIYNILAHAHPVAGEHWVEIGPGLGALTLPLLESGAKLDVVELDRDLVSRLQKQFADRSNLTVHSADALNFDFAALAQAGEKLRIIGNLPYNISTPLMFHLLETTDCVEDMHFMLQKEVVDRICAEPGNKKYGRLSVMMQYYCETELLFDVPPESFDPIPQVMSAIVRLTPHAQPPVNIPDMKSFSQLVTQAFSQRRKTIRNSLKNFIAEQQIIDLGIDANLRAESVSLAEFALISAHIQANIAS encoded by the coding sequence ATGACCCACACCGCCCGCAAACGCTTCGGCCAGAATTTTCTGCACGATCACAGCATCATATACAACATTCTGGCTCATGCCCATCCGGTGGCTGGCGAACATTGGGTAGAAATCGGCCCTGGTCTGGGCGCACTAACCCTGCCTCTGCTAGAGTCCGGCGCTAAACTCGATGTAGTCGAGCTGGATAGAGATTTGGTCAGTCGCCTGCAAAAACAGTTTGCCGACCGCAGCAACTTAACCGTGCATAGTGCCGATGCATTAAATTTCGATTTTGCCGCGCTGGCGCAAGCTGGCGAAAAGCTGCGCATCATCGGTAATTTGCCTTACAACATTTCCACGCCGCTGATGTTTCATCTGCTGGAAACCACCGATTGCGTCGAGGACATGCATTTCATGTTGCAAAAAGAAGTGGTGGACCGGATTTGCGCCGAACCGGGCAACAAGAAATATGGCCGACTCAGCGTGATGATGCAGTATTACTGCGAAACCGAATTACTGTTCGACGTGCCGCCGGAAAGTTTCGATCCCATCCCGCAAGTGATGTCGGCCATCGTCCGGCTGACCCCGCATGCACAGCCGCCGGTCAACATTCCGGACATGAAAAGCTTTAGTCAATTGGTTACCCAGGCTTTTTCGCAGCGCCGCAAGACCATCCGCAATTCACTGAAAAATTTCATAGCCGAGCAGCAGATCATCGACCTGGGAATCGACGCCAATCTGCGCGCCGAATCGGTCAGCTTGGCGGAGTTTGCGTTGATCAGCGCGCACATCCAAGCAAACATCGCCAGCTAG